The following proteins are co-located in the Desulfofundulus luciae genome:
- a CDS encoding prepilin-type N-terminal cleavage/methylation domain-containing protein, which produces MFRQFSFPKIISSPGGFTLLEVLVSTAISAILLLIAVPAVLNGLSKYALYTGARQMATDIRGWQQQALSAGDTMSTYSIQFDPFNDAYHLMINNVSRQKQCLPVYLDLVSTNFPSNELKFNLRGIPISGGGTVTLREKLTRRCYYVIVAPVTGRVRVSPLPPAG; this is translated from the coding sequence ATGTTTCGCCAGTTTTCGTTCCCCAAAATTATATCCTCGCCCGGGGGCTTTACTTTACTCGAGGTTCTTGTCTCCACGGCCATCAGTGCCATCCTGCTTTTAATTGCGGTGCCCGCCGTACTTAACGGTTTAAGCAAGTACGCCCTGTACACCGGCGCCCGCCAGATGGCCACGGATATTCGCGGCTGGCAGCAGCAGGCCCTTTCCGCAGGGGATACCATGTCTACTTACAGCATACAGTTTGATCCTTTCAACGACGCCTATCATTTAATGATTAATAATGTATCCAGACAAAAGCAGTGTCTCCCTGTTTACCTTGATCTGGTCTCGACAAATTTTCCGTCCAATGAGCTTAAATTTAACCTGCGGGGGATCCCCATTTCCGGTGGCGGGACGGTTACCTTGCGTGAAAAGTTGACGCGAAGATGTTATTACGTCATTGTCGCCCCTGTTACCGGAAGGGTGCGTGTTTCTCCTCTGCCTCCGGCAGGTTAA